From one Lycium barbarum isolate Lr01 chromosome 6, ASM1917538v2, whole genome shotgun sequence genomic stretch:
- the LOC132599819 gene encoding myricetin 7/4'-O-methyltransferase 2-like, with the protein MTTLSKLSSLEMSTSKSTSTELLHAQAQIWNYIFNFISSSAVRCALQLDIPDVLYKHGKPMCLSNLSAELSIVNSSKVSFLPILMRFLVHIDFLNQHEDHFFLTPASRLLAKSEPFNVRSLLLLNHDPAFSKAWFELSAWFQNDSATAFHTAHGKSFWDYVMEEEPRVLGDIFNDALASDSRLNTNVIIAECNYVFEGLTSLVDVGGGTGTMSIAIAKAFPKIECTVLDLPHVIGDCKGSGNLEFVGGDMFDEIPHANAILLKCILHDWRDEDCVKILKKCKESIPSREKGGKVIIIDTVMEDDSKQNNDQIVRAQHNMNMLMMVLFAAKERTKKEWEKLFTEAGFTEYKIISALGLRSLIEIYP; encoded by the exons ATGACAACTCTAAGCAAATTAAGTTCCTTAGAAATGTCAACAAGTAAGAGTACTTCCACAGAGCTTCTTCATGCTCAAGCTCAAATTTGGAACTATATTTTCAACTTCATAAGTTCTTCAGCAGTAAGATGTGCACTTCAACTAGACATCCCTGATGTCCTCTACAAGCATGGTAAGCCCATGTGTCTTTCCAATCTCTCTGCTGAACTTTCTATCGTCAATTCTTCAAAGGTTTCCTTCTTGCCAATTTTAATGCGCTTTTTAGTGCATATTGATTTCCTAAATCAACATGAAGATCACTTTTTTCTTACCCCAGCTAGTCGCCTTCTTGCGAAAAGTGAGCCCTTCAATGTTCGGTCGCTCTTGCTACTCAACCATGATCCAGCCTTTTCAAAAGCTTGGTTCGAGTTAAGTGCTTGGTTCCAAAATGATTCTGCCACTGCTTTTCATACTGCTCATGGAAAATCTTTCTgggattatgttatggaagaagaaCCCAGAGTACTAGGTGATATTTTCAACGATGCATTGGCTAGTGACTCGAGGTTGAATACCAATGTGATCATTGCGGAGTGTAATTATGTGTTTGAGGGGTTAACGTCGCTGGTGGACGTAGGTGGTGGCACTGGTACTATGTCAATTGCTATAGCCAAAGCTTTTCCTAAAATAGAGTGCACTGTACTTGATCTCCCTCATGTTATAGGAGACTGCAAAGGAAGTGGGAATTTGGAATTTGTTGGAGGAGATATGTTCGATGAGATTCCCCATGCTAATGCCATCTTACTCAAG TGCATTCTGCACGATTGGAGGGACGAAGATTGTGTGAAGATACTAAAGAAATGCAAAGAGTCAATTCCAAGTAGGGAGAAAGGAGGGAAAGTGATAATCATAGATACAGTGATGGAGGACGATTCGAAGCAGAACAATGATCAGATTGTTCGAGCACAACATAATATGAATATGCTGATGATGGTTCTTTTTGCTGCCAAAGAGAGAACTAAAAAGGAGTGGGAGAAGCTCTTCACTGAAGCTGGTTTTACTGAATACAAAATAATTTCCGCTTTGGGTTTAAGGTCTCTCATTGAAATTTATCCTTAG